Genomic segment of uncultured Desulfobacter sp.:
CTGCCTCAATGATTTTTTACATTTACGCCAGGCATAATATCCACTCCGGGATATGAGCATGACAATACATATCAGAGCTACTGGGTAAGCCTTCCTCTCAGCATCAACGAATTGATACTTCAGCTCATTTCTTTCGCGAAGAAGGCTGCTGCCTTTTTTAAGATTTCACGTTCCATCTTCAAACGGTTGTTTTCTTTTCGAAGACGGCTCAACTCTGCCTTCATTGCCACACTTCCTTGTAAACCAGTGGCACTCTCTCCACTACCTTCAATCTCACGTTTCCAGCGACCCAGCATGGTTGGATTGACTCCGAGATTTCGGGCTGCCTCGGTAATCTGATATCCCTGTTCGGTTATCAGTTTAACTGCTTCTTCTTTGAATTCAGGTGCATACTTCTTTCTGTCTTTCTTCATTTGACACCTCCGTGTGGATTATTAACCCACTCTTAGAGAAGTGTCCACAATTACCCTACCACCTCAAACCAAGGTAGACATCATCAGTGTTCGTTTCATCATCTTAAACTCCTTGTGACTTTGGGTTGGTGTAATTGTAATTAACGGCTGCATCCAATGAAACCCGTTCAATGGATGCGTCTAACAATTTAATCAACGGGTCCGCATAGTGTCCCTATATATGAAAAAGGAGTTGCTGCAGACATCGCAATATTTTTTTCATCTTGATCAACATAATATATTCAAGTTTCATACCAGGTGGGAGAATCTTTTTTTTTCATACAACAGGCTGTTTTATATGCAAAAATCTTTATATGACGGATCTGCGTGAGAGTTAAATATGGAATCAAGGAATGATCATATATGATCAATGGTCATACAAGACCACTTTTCAACCGTATTTGTTTTTCAGAGTATTTTATCGTTGAATTCAGAGGATAACTAAAACGCAATTTATGATCGAGCGATTATTTATGGTATAAATTTTCAGGTGGCTAAAATTTTAAGAGCGAGCTTTTGCATTTGTAAGGCTCTCTTTTTTGAAATTTGGACAAGCCCACATATTGTGGTTGAATCGTCCTTGAAAAGATCCGGAGAGACAGGGATATTTTGCAACCCCATTTGCTTGAAAAATCGACATTGGCGCAAAGGCAGTCCTTTCTTGGAACCCTATCTCTTCACTTTATTTCGATCCAATTTTCGAGCCGCAAACCATCGACTCTCACAAATTCACGTATGTTGTTAGAAACCAGGATTAGAGATTCACTTCGGGCATGGCCTGCAATATGCAAATCATTGACCCCGATAGGTGTACCTTTCTTTTCTAAATCCGCTCTGATATTTCCATAGTGGGCGGCGGCATTATCATCATAGGGAAGGACTTCCAGACGTGATACAAAATCTTCTACTTTTCGCAAATTGTTAGACTTAAGCGATAAACTTTTTCGAGGGAATAAGTGTGCCGGGCAATCTGCCCCAAAGATGAGGGAAGGCCCCTCGGAGCCGCCTTTCAGGAGGAGGCTTCAAACCACCCTGAGTTGCTGTGGTTAAGAGCCATGGTAATGAGCGTCAGGGGAAAAGGCATGAGAAACATGTCAGGTCTGGATCAAGGAGACGAACGTAAGTGAACCATTGATGAGGTGTCGAAAAACCGAATATTGTCGTCAAAACCGGGGGGCTTGAACTATCCCGGGATGAGATCGGAGGGTGTCTGATGATTGTCCGATCGGCGACCGGCATAGAGATGGCGTGAACTTGACCCAGGCTTTGGGATGGAACCCGGGAACCTGTCACATTGATGTTAAGGAAGCGATTCAAGCAGCGGACCTGTGAGAATCTGAGTACCGATGCAATGAACAGGGGCGGAGTCACCCGTAGTAGTGATGAAGGTGCTGTAACGGCGCTGGAGCGAAGGGGTGGCATTGTTCAGCTTTACCTTTTGGTCAACTGGAATTATAGGAGGAACTGATTGGGAGAAGCAAAGTCATTTGATATTTCTAAATTGGCGGTATGGGATGCTTATATCCGGGTAAAACGCAATGATGGCGGAGCCGGTGTGGATGCAGTAAGCCTTGAGATGTTTGAGGAAGATCTTGAGAACAATCTTTACAAGATCTGGAACAGAATGTCCTCGGGGAGCTATTTCCCACCTCCTGCCCGAACAGTCTTGATACCCAAATCGGGCGGAACACGGACCCTTGGCATTCCAACCGTGGCTGACCGAATAGCACAGATGACAGTCAAATTGTATCTGGAGCCGGAATTGGAACCGGTATTTGATGAAGATTCCTACGGGTATCGTCCGGGGAAATCTGCATTGGATGCACTCAATGCAACACGTAGTCGTTGCTGGCAGTTTGATTGGGTTTTGGATCTTGATATCAAAGGCTTCTTTGATAGCATTGATCATGATCTGATGATGAAAGCGGTATGTTTTCATACGGATTGCAAATGGATACGGCTTTACATTGAGCGGTGGTTGAAAGCACCGGCGCAAATGCAGGATGGTAAACAGATGGCGCGGCATCTCGGCACACCGCAGGGTGGGGTCATTAGTCCTTTGTTGGCCAATCTGTTTCTGCATTATGCATTTGATGCATGGATGAGAAGAACCTATCCCGGTGTACCTTTCGAAAGATATGCCGATGATATCGTTATTCATTGCAAGTCTGAAGAACAGACATTGGCCATCCACCGAAAGCTGAAAAAACGGATGACAGCC
This window contains:
- the ltrA gene encoding group II intron reverse transcriptase/maturase, which encodes MGEAKSFDISKLAVWDAYIRVKRNDGGAGVDAVSLEMFEEDLENNLYKIWNRMSSGSYFPPPARTVLIPKSGGTRTLGIPTVADRIAQMTVKLYLEPELEPVFDEDSYGYRPGKSALDALNATRSRCWQFDWVLDLDIKGFFDSIDHDLMMKAVCFHTDCKWIRLYIERWLKAPAQMQDGKQMARHLGTPQGGVISPLLANLFLHYAFDAWMRRTYPGVPFERYADDIVIHCKSEEQTLAIHRKLKKRMTACKLELHPEKTKIAYCKDANRPGNYDTVSFNFLGYTFRPRMSKNRWGKYFVNFSPAISRKAVVRIFGVIRDWQCNSRTPMDLEDLAEFANPAIQGWINYYGRFCPSADELQIL
- a CDS encoding PIN domain-containing protein, with translation MRKVEDFVSRLEVLPYDDNAAAHYGNIRADLEKKGTPIGVNDLHIAGHARSESLILVSNNIREFVRVDGLRLENWIEIK